The Neovison vison isolate M4711 chromosome 13, ASM_NN_V1, whole genome shotgun sequence genome includes a region encoding these proteins:
- the PLA2G4D gene encoding cytosolic phospholipase A2 delta: MERLTTRGPPGHPHQGEASACWRLTVRVLEARNLGWTDLLSEADPYVTLELPTVPGTKFKTKTITNSCHPVWNETFSFLIQSQVKNVLELNVYDEDSVTEDDACFKVLYDISEVLPGQLLRKTFSLHPQGQEELDVEFKLEKTSDSPENLITNNVLVARELSCLDVCLDRAGSTTTVTDQDKLELELVLKGSYEDTQTSVLGPASAFRFHYMAAQEGKLSARVRSSSSNSWSSDESAGHLTVPLRSLAVGKEVTFHVPTTNTPGVRLQLKTEGCPKELDVHLGFDLCAEEKAFLSRRKQVVAKALKHVLQLDRDLQEDEVPIVGIMATGGGARAMTALYGHLLALQKLGLLDCVTYISGISGSTWTMAHLYGDPEWSQKDLEGPIKYARAHLVKSKMEVFSPERLASYHQELELRAQQGYPTTFVDLWALVLESMLHNQVMDQKLSEQRTALEQGQNPLPLYLSLNVKENNLETFDFKEWVEFSPYEVGFLKYGAFVPSELFGSEFFMGHLMRKLPESRICFLEGIWSNILSLNLLDVWYDLLSSEDTRKQHLKDKIRNLEESPASLKTSSWLEASWLQPGTALAKAFKGLLTGRPFYQHSCNFLRGLQLHRNYYSQKDFSTWADCPLDSTASQLTPQEPQLCLVDAGYFLNTSCPSMFRPGRRLDLILFFDYSLPSSFETLQQTEAYCRARGLPFPRVEPSPQDQHQPPECYLFSDPSCPDAPLLLHFPLVNASFRDHSAPGVQRSPAELPAGQVDLTGTNSPYSLFNMTYKEEDFDRLLQLSDYNVRNSQGAILQALRTAMKHRALGARPRAAQN; this comes from the exons GGGGAGGCCTCTGCCTGCTGGAGGCTCACTGTGAGGGTCCTGGAGGCACGGAACCTGGGCTGGACTGACCTGT TGAGTGAGGCAGACCCCTATGTGACCCTAGAGCTGCCAACCGTCCCTGGAACAAAGTTCAAGACCAAAACAATCACCAACTCCTGTCATCCTGTATGGAATGAGACCTTCAGTTTCCTAATCCAGAGTCAGGTCAAG AATGTTCTGGAGCTAAATGTCTATGATGAGGACTCAGTCACGGAGGACGATGCCTGCTTCAAGGTTCTCTATGACATCTCAGAAGTCCTCCCCGGCCAGCTGCTCCGGAAGACCTTCTCCCTGCATCCCCAG GGACAGGAGGAGCTGGACGTGGAGTTCAAGCTGGAAAAAAC GTCAGACTCTCCAGAAAACCTCATCACCAACAACGTCCTTGTG GCCCGAGAGCTGTCCTgcctggatgtctgtctggacCGTGCTGGGAGCACGACCACGGTCACGG ACCAGGAcaagctggagctggagctggtgCTGAAGGGGTCCTATGAAGACACGCAGACATCGGTGCTGGGtccagcctctgccttccgcttccATTACATGGCAGCccaggagggaaaactgagtgcGCGTGTGAGG AGCTCTTCAAGTAACAGCTGGAGTTCAGACGAGTCAGCTGGGCATCTCACTGTGCCCCTGAGGTCCTTGGCCGTAGGAAAGGAGGTGACCTTTCACGTTCCTACTACAAAT ACCCCAGGAGTGAGGCTGCAGCTCAAGACTGAGGGCTG CCCTAAGGAGCTGGATGTGCACCTGGGCTTCGATCTGTGTGCAGAGGAGAAAGCCTTCCTgagcaggaggaagcaggtggtGGCCAAGGCTCTCAAGCATGTCCTACAGCTGGACAGAGACCTACAGGAAGATGAG GTCCCCATTGTGGGTATTATGGCCACAGGAGGAGGTGCCCGGGCCATGACCGCTCTCTACGGCCACCTATTGGCCCTGCAGAAGCTGGGCCTCCTGGACTGTGTCACCTACATCAGCGGCATCTCGGGCTCTACATG GACAATGGCCCACCTCTATGGGGACCCCGAGTGGTCACAGAAGGACCTTGAAGGACCCATCAAATATGCCAGGGCGCACCTGGTCAAGAGCAAGATGGAGGTCTTCTCCCCGGAGCGCCTAGCGAGCTACCACCAGGAGCTGGAGCTGCGGGCGCAGCAAGGCTACCCCACGACTTTTGTGGACCTGTGGGCTCTCGTGCTGGAGTCCATGCTGCACAACCAG GTGATGGACCAGAAGCTGTCGGAACAGAGAACAGCACTGGAGCAGGGCCAgaaccctctgcccctctacttGAGCCTCAATGTCAAAGAGAACAATCTGGAGACCTTCGACTTCAAGG AGTGGGTAGAGTTTTCCCCCTATGAAGTTGGGTTCCTGAAGTATGGAGCCTTTGTCCCCAGCGAACTCTTTGGCTCTGAGTTCTTCATGGGGCATCTGATGAGGAAGCTCCCTGAGTCCCGGATCTGCTTTCTGGAAG GTATCTGGAGCAATATTTTGTCCCTGAACTTGCTGGATGTCTGGTATGACCTCCTCAGCTCTGAGGACACCCGGAAGCAGCACCTCAAGGACAAGATCAGGAACCTGG AGGAGTCTCCTGCCTCCTTGAAGACCTCCTCGTGGCTGGAGGCCTCATGGCTGCAACCTGGGACGGCACTGGCCAAGGCGTTTAAGGGCTTGCTGACGGGCAGGCCTTTCTACCAGCACAGCTGCAACTTCCTCCGGGGCCTCCAGCTGCACCGGAACTACTATAGCCAGAAAGACTTCTCCACCTGGGCAG ACTGCCCGCTAGACTCCACCGCTAGCCAGCTAACCCCTCAggagccccagctctgcctggTAGATGCCGGCTACTTCCTCAACACCAGCTGTCCCTCCATGTTCCGGCCAGGCCGCAGGCTGGACCTCATTCTCTTCTTCGACTACTCCCTACCCTCGTCCTTTGAG ACACTGCAGCAGACTGAGGCGTACTGCAGGGCCCGGGGACTGCCATTTCCTCGGGTGGAGCCCAGCCCTCAGGACCAACACCAGCCACCAGAGTGCTACCTCTTCTCAGACCCCTCCTGCCCTGATGCCCCGCTCCTGCTGCACTTCCCTCTGGTCAACGCCTCCTTCAGGGACCACTCAGCCCCTG GTGTCCAGCGCAGCCCTGCAGAGCTCCCGGCGGGCCAGGTGGATCTCACTGGGACCAACTCGCCCTACTCCCTGTTCAACATGACCTACAAGGAGGAAGACTTTGATCGCCTGCTGCAACTTAGTGACTATAACGTGCGGAACAGCCAGGGCGCCATTTTGCAGGCCTTGAGGACTGCCATGAAGCACCGGGCCCTGGGGGCCAGGCCTCGAGCAGCGCAGAACTGA